aaaaaaatttaaaaatattaaaaaatttaaaaattttaaaaaaatataatatatggagGATAAGAAGTTATATAACATTCCTCCTTCAACAAATGCTATTTGTCTGAATACACAGTAAAGGAAAACTCTACTCGCATTGTTGCACAGTAAAAAGTGGCCGAATAATGCAAAATCACTGTCTTCTTCGTTGACCCGCAATCTTGCTTAATACAGGAATTTTTGGGAGCGAACGTGCTGGACGGAACGTGCACACCACTTGCTGTCTATCCAAtagcattttaattttaatttttttccttcccatgCACACCACTTGCCATTtcctaccattttttttttccttccccgTACACACCACTTGTCGTTTCTCAAtatcagtttaattttttttttttcatttccatcGGTAGGACCCAcgtttttatcaaattttataaaataaaaattatttcatctcatctcattatttaaatacatttaattacaaattatctactaatcttaactcaaaaatcttattattatttaaaatatcttattttatctcatctaaattaTGTGACCAAACAAAGATCTTAAGCTAAACTTCGACGTAGCGGCCGAGGACAATTTTTCTCATAGTACTAGCTGTTTCCCACAACTTTGAAGGATCACCAATCCATGCATGGACAACAAAACATGACCCATCGGAGGGTGGAGTATAAGCAGCATCGCTTGCAATTCAAGAAGCGCATACGAAGGGATGGAAGCGCATCATACTACAAGGATGAAGGATGGATCATTCCAAACCTTTTGTAGAGTTGCCTGTACCTATCCTACGACAGCGTCCATTACAAAGTATATTGTTCATTTTGGGAATGCTTTTCCAAATCCATGAAACTATTGGTGAATTTAGGGTTGGAGATAAGTAAAAAGAGACCCATCCAGCTATTTTTGTATCATAGCTTAAATCCtgtaaaatcatcacttgtcccaaaaatttaagctaatggaaagaaataaattttattattttatattttaacactccCATTTCACTTGTGGGTCAAACTTTTCCTCAATGAGTATGTCTaacaagtgaaatatttaattaaataagatagaatataaagttaaaattcgaactcaggacctctactctgataccatgtgaaatttACTTGTCTAAAAAACTTAAACTAAgaagaggtaaattttattattttatattttaacaaaccCAAAAGGGCAGTTTTGGTTCTTTTGAATGAATGCTCCATCCGACCATATCCATATTGCATGCGCCTGGTACCCCAGTCATCGAATGAGCTTTGGAATCTCATACTTCTGGAGTGAAGTTCCGGCCTTTTGTGTAGCCATAccataactttttcatcattgtaCAGACCCAAAAAGCTTCTCCACTCCACCGCGTTATTCATATATAGTTGTGCTCTCCGCGGGTAGGCTGATTGTTGTGGTTTCTTTCAACCAAGGGATCCGATTCACTCCCAACAGAAGGGAGAGGATGATTCATCTTCCTATAAACACCCACTTTCTCTTTATGCATGCTTTATAGGGTTACTGTACCTGTGTGTGCCACTACGTCAATACGATCGCCTGAGAAGATTAGCCATGGAAATTGGCTCTGTGATCTCTCAGTTGATACAGGTAAATTCGTCTGCTTCTATACAAGGTTGAAGAACAAAAAAGATTGCCGTTACAACATGAAGAGCGAAACTATAGTTTCCTTTAACAACCTCTAGACAGGGCATTTACAGTGTTTAGGTCAAGAGAAAAGTGGCAGTCTCTGGTCCCCTGATGCATAcgaaataatatttcttttaagtgGAGAAATATAGTTTGCTCCATGCAATACTGCAGCTCGCAGGAGATTTAGGGGTCCAAAATCAACAGAATATGCCTTCTGAAAGCCATCCAGGATTGCCATCATCATAATAttctccctttttctctcttcttcgtATTTCTTTAACATCGTTACCTGCGTGTAGTTTTATCTCTGCCATGTCAGCTTATACATCCAAGGAGAACCAAATAGCGTCTCAAAAAGAAACAATTCAATGCGCAGATCTTGTGGTTGTGAGAGATAGTTACGATGTTCCGATAACATCATCGGGGGAAACCAAAGAAGTCTGTAATCATGTCTCGCAACACTTTCCCAGAAAACAATTTGGCAAGACATGATTTCGACAGTTCTTAATTGATTCCATCTATTACTCTGTTCAAGTGAGTAATGATACAATTCAAAGGTGTGCAAGCCCTgagcagtcattttgaaaaaaagtagggcCTATCAGTGGGTTTTTTTTCATGTTGGTCCTAGGTGTgacccatttttttaaatgaattgtgCGGGGCTTGCACATAGgactatacaaataattttcctGGAACATAATATTGATTTATGAGTTAAATCCAACtttgttatctttttaaaatggaaaattagtAAGCAGATTCATTACCAAAAATGGAAAATAGCCTATAGGAccaatcaaatcaaaataaggCCTCCTagcataataagaaaatatttgcaAAAAGCACATACCTCTCCTATGTCAATGCCTACAGCTATACCCTCAGCAATGACTCTTGAAAGAGCCAATGCATCTCCAAAACCCATATTGACTCCTTGACCAGCCAGAGGATGAACTGTGTGCGCTGCATCACCAATTAGAACGACATGCTTTGATGCATAGTCATTGGCATGCTTCAAAGACAATGGAAATACCATTCTTTCTGAAGCCAGCTTAACTACTTTTGGTGGAACTTCAAAACCCTCAGTAGCTGATAACGTCACATCTCCTCTGAGCCAAGAAAACATGTCTCCCATTTCTAATAAGCTTGACTTAGGATGAGGACCATATCCATAGTCAAGAGCAGCATTTGTATCTTTCACAAAGTCATCCTCGTTCATTAATTTACGGTTCATTGCCTCTTTTGGGTTCATAGTCCATACAATATTACTAAAATTATTTCCCATTGGCAAAAGTGCAATTGGACCTGCAGGTAGAAACCGTTGCCATGCACATTGGTTTTCAACAGAATGTTCTACTGTGCATATGACTGCATCCTGTGAATAGTTCCATCCAGTTGTCTTGAATCCTGCTAACTCCCTGACACGTGACTTGCCACCATCGGCTCCAACCTTCAATGAACATCAAGAAACTTGATTACTAGATAAAAATTGGTATGTAATCAGGGACAGCTATTATCTAATCTTACCACTGAGTAAAATGGACTAGTACTCATCCTAATATTATCAAATGGCAGTATAAAGTTCAATTCAGCGAGTTAACTAACCACCAGCTTTGCAAATATGCTCTTGCCATCACTCAGTTCCAGCTTTGCTAAATGCCCCAGAGAAGATGATGGTGTCTTTAATAATGTGCTATCCATCCCCATGGATGAAGAGCTTGGATGTAAAGTCATCGAAGTTAACCTGGAAGGATGGAACGTCTTCTGGAAATCTGAAGTCTGTTAAAAAGTTTTCTTAGttgcaaaaattcaaatttacagAAAGTAGGTAAGAATCAGTGATGACAAACCTATAAATTCATCTGTTCACAAGttagtgagggaaagaaataggCTGGATATATACATAAATGACCAGATCGGGACCACACTAAAACAGGATATATAAATTGGAGGTCAtggtaatataaaaaaatgaacaaattagAACTTGTACTTATAGAAAAtggaaatatattatgaaacGTACCAAATAGGAAAGCAAGATATTCATTAAGGGATAATATCTATCATAATGGATTCTAGATGGGCATGCACATTGTGAATTCTCAGGTTTACAGAAAGTTTGCATGGAACACTGATATATGAGATTGTTCAGGGGAGGCTTGGCCATTGCAATTTGCAACTACAAGTTAGTGCCCATGACATGACATTACAAATGATCATTGTTCTAGATCTAGGCCCAGccctcaacatattcatttaaagTTGTATCAAAATCCTTTTCAATAGAACAATACCAGTCACTAACAGCCATAGATGATGGCGATTATTCATAACGGGAAATGAAAATACTTCATAGACTCACCAAATTAGTAAGAATATTATGCACATCATGAGCACAAGGCTACATAGTGATCCAATACcggacaaggaaaaaaaatatcttgagAAAAACAATAGATGTACTGAGAGGAAGACCTTCTCCAAAAGAACATGACAACTGTGGGAGCAAAGCATTTAACAGAACTCCTGACAAAAACCATGCACGTGATGATTAATAACAAGTACCTCTATACATGACAGCAGAGAATCGTGAAGGACCTTATTTTCCACTACACACCTGTAGCAGAACTTAATCAGGCCATTAGTAATTGCATGACacaaatcaaaagtaaaaataaaaacaaacaagaaaatagagTATTTGtcttcttctgaattgtatgctcACCCTAGGACTTCTTTATTTATATCTCTTGCATTGTATCTTGTGTATCCTAAGCCAGTATAATCCCAAACCTACAAAAAACATCAAAGCATAGAAGAAAactttaaaaagattttatctAGAGGCATGATCAGTCTATTTAGAAATAAAGCAGGCCAATGGGAGAGAGAACTACACAGAAATGCAGCagatcattttctatatatgggATTTGGATCCCCTTGAATTTTCACCTGAACTCTAGGGCCTAGAATGGGAGAGAGATAGGCACATAAAGTGGTTAACACAACATTTATTGAGCCCAAGAAATTTACTCGGGTAGCCATAAATGCTATGGGACCCACTTTATGTATCTATCTCTCTCCCACTCTAGGAGTTAGAGTTCGGGCAAGAACTCTAGGGGATTTAAATCCCTATGTATGTCTCTGAATGTACGTTGTATAAATGTTTGTGCTTGTGTTAGCATGCGGCTCTACTTGAAGCACAAGAAGCCCAAGttaactttaaacttttttttttttttcggtcagagttaatttttatatgaaataccTAAAACCAATTGCAGGGTGGACACAAGAGTGCAACACCAGCTGCACATCATGCTAAATTGACATGCACAATGTCAAAATGACggtaaggatttttttttctcagcaaaATGATAAGGAAAAAAAGTGAACATCCCCTTCAGCTCCCAGACAAGTAGGAAGTCCAATGTCCTCTCTCTTAATCCTGCAGTTCAAATCTTCTTCCCACACCGGGTGTCTAAGAATAGCATCCCACCTAATACcaagggtgcacaggccctcggtaaagagtttcccacaagtgcacctcggaTAATTCAAGAGAAAACCCCCTAGTCCAGTGGGCCGTaagaattgtttgcacccaagagggattcgaaccttagacctggagggagaAGACCACCAAGATCAAggcttttaccacttgagccaacccctaggagtTACATGTTCTTATTTCTCTAGGTAAAtttactcataattcattcttTCTAACATGCAGTGTAAAACTAAACTATTATgcattctaatattttttttttgataagtaaaacaagaatttattaatataccaACTGTCGAATACAGAGAAAATGCCCTAATTATGTAGGCATATTAGAAACTAGGAAaacatgaaggtccatgccattaaagtctattgcaatggcccaagtacaaagagtcctaaagaaaaacattttaagcTCCTCTAAAGTTCTCTCTTTGTCCTCAAAtgtcctctcattgcgctcttgccatagacaccacataatacaaatggggatcatcttccaaactgcttTGATTTGTCTCACCCCACGAATCGAAGCCCAGCAAGCCAATACCTCCAAAACTGTTTGCGGCATAACCCACATTAACTCCATCTTTTTAAACACCTCGTCCCAAAGAGTCCTggctatctcacagtgtaaaagtaaatgatttaccgactcacccccacttttacacatacaacaccaatctgcaataataatcctcctctttcttagattatccgtgGTGAGAATCTTACCCAACGatgctgtccacacaaagaaaaatgcattctaatattaaaaggaaattatcagtaaacaaaattttattgatcagaaAAGTAGACAAAGGCCCAATGGGACATACACAAGAGCAtcgcctatgcatgctagtttagtgagcattctcatataaaaaattaacatgcCGACACATGTAAGAACTAAGCGAACATAGGGATTGTCGAATAGTTTAATGAGTTAGCAGGGATAGCAATGCATTAAGTTTATCAGAAACGCTTTGGAGCGGTCCGACTGTTTTCAAGGGAATACTAGCCACCAATTGTAAGCCGCCACGTCAGCGATTCCACACAACTAACATAAGATCATCACATTGCCAAACACCCCAGTCGAACGCACCTGCCAAAGCATCTCTTGAAACTCAACCTAGTCGAACGAATTCGCCCCCTTCACAAACTACAGATCCCATCGAACGCCCTAGTCTAGTGCCGTCGAATGCCTCAACAGTTTTGTTGGCCACCAATTTCGGCGCCACCATTTCCGTGTAAGAACCATCTTCATCGCGCCTAGCATCTCCATCGCTCACCATCCGCCCACCATCTCTGTTGCCCACCACTACTCTATTCAGTGGTTTCCCAATGTATGATAACAGAGAATTTCATAGATTCCCCTCCCCTTAGTTATTTTGCAAATACCCAAATCCAGCTTGAGGAAGTTTATCATGGCtgtagaaatatataaattattatttttctgttgggattttgagttttgagttttttcatTGTCAGATAAATCTTTTGGTCTCGTGGTCTTTCAAGTATTTGAGTAGATCTACTTCAGAACTTGcgtataattttgttttttgttttttttttagaaaagacagggccacatgtccaagagtgacccctccccaatttattaaaaaataaacctcACTTTTGGAGAAGGAAAGCCATGATTACAATATTAAACTTAAATGAACcaacaaaaccaaacaaaaacaacCCAATACCAAGTCTCTACCCATAACACTTTATTGATCTAATAGAAGAACATCCACTTTTATCCAAACGGAAAATACCCCTAAGAAACCGAGGTAAATCTGAGCTATTATTCCACGTTTTATTGACACCATCAACACCCAAACGAGCAAAGCCATCAGCCAAAGAATTGCTTTCTCTATAAACATGTTTAAAGTGGAAAACCAGACCATCAAGTAACCTTAACAACTCCTCccagtaattttccaaataccAAAGGCCAcaccttttcttcttcaaccaaTCTATTACTACCTTCGAATCCATCTCAATTTCTACCCTTAGAAGACCCAAAAATCTCACAATGCGTAGTCCTTGGAGCAAACCCATAAATTCAGCAAAATTATTAGACTGTATACCAGAATTTATAGCAAAACCAGAGATCAAATTCCCCTTATAATCTCTTATTGCCCCTCCTGCACCCGGATTCCCTAGCGAACTGccatcaacattcaacttaTACCAACCTTCCTGAGGCTTCTTCCACTACactattttagaatttataaacTTTCTTTTCCTAATAGGGATACTAAATAACTGCAAGATCTCTTCATCCCATCTAGAAAAGTTGGAGGACACCTTAAGGTTTTCTCCTACTAAAGCCAACCAATATGTAATCGAACTCCAAACCGATTGGATAGACTCATGCTTACCCTCCATTCTAGCTGTACACCATCGAATCCATAGTCTCCAAGTAATAATACAAGGCAAAAGGCCAATTAACTGACCACTCTGTGAGGACTACTTTGCACGCCTATACCAGACTTCAATTTTTTCCTTCCATGTTTTACCTTCCAATAAAGGCATTCCAAGCTTTATAGAACAAGTGCGCCAAATCTGTTCCGCAAAAGACCCAAGGCCAAAATATGATTTTGGTCCTCATATCTCCCAACACTACAGCAATCACATTTTGAGACCAATGGGATTCCTGCTCTGCGAACTTGATCATCCACAGGTAGACAATTGTTTCGAGCCTTCCACATAGTTAAAGACATTTTCCTTGGTAGTGCAGAATGCCACAACCAATGTATCCACGGAATTTTAGGAGCACGGGTTCGAATACAATCCCATGCTGAATGGGTGGAAAAGCTTCATTGAGCACTCGGTAGCCAAATGAGCACATCTCTCCCCTGTTTCACTCTACCCAGTTCTTCTATAATTTGTTCTGACTTTTCCATCCCTACTAGGCGTATAATTTTGTTTAGAATTGAAGTTCAATTATGAATTTTGTGGGATTGAATAAGTGGTGTTCCTGGTTCTTGTGAAATACAGAAATCAAATGATCGGGACCAGAAGTGCATTCCAACTTGTCAAAGTTAAAGTTTTGATAGAACTTGTCATTTTGATAGCATTCCAACAAGGGGAGTTGTATTATGTGACTCAGTTTCCTGTTTATTGAACTTGTTTTACTCGTTTCCATGGAAAGGCACGACTTTGAGGGAGGAAGAAAGGTTTAGGGCatgcgaagaagaagaagagaagaacgTGTTTTCGTCTTCGCCTTCATCTGTTTGGACTTTTATCTTTTGAATCAGAGTTGATAATTCTTTGGCAATGAGGAGGTTTCTGGAAAGGGGGGTTTCCGTGCGAAAATTAACAAAGAGGGAAGGGAGAGTGGCAGAGAGGGAGGGGTTTGTCGGGCTGCGACATTGGGGGTTTCGATGGGTTTGAGCAAAGGAGATGGGTTTGAGCAAAGAAGAGATGACCCAAATGAGGGGTTTGAGCGAAGGAGGCTCCTATGTGCAGTCCCATATGTTTTTCAAATGGACCGCCTACGTGGCGATTACTTATTGGTGGGCTGTTTTTTATAATAGGACAGACGGACCAGTTCTAAGTTATTCTCTAAGTTTATAGTTCTCTGGAACTTCCAAGTATTGCAGAACATCATACTACATTGAGagcaattaaaagaaaatgactaaTTAAAACCAATGGATAATAAATAATCGAAGCGAATGAATTATGCCACGaccaaagaaaaataacaatgatTACCTGCATCTTATCAAAATATGCATGTCGATTCTGTTCAATGTATTGCCAAGCGCCAACATCTGCAAAGTACAAGTGTTGTTATTCTAGCTATAAAACTATGCTAAACCTTGGTTTGTCTCCTTTGAAAAGAAGTATCACTTCCAGCTAGTTGATTTTTTCAAGCGTGATGCAGGTCCATTAAACTCAGCAGAAAGTGTGCAGAGTTTTATAGCTAAATACCATTTATGCACATCCTAAAGGAAGTGTGCTGAAGCACACAGAAGGACTTCACTAAAAGAGTGTCCATGGTGCCAAATGGCAAGTACAATTTGCTCATGCATGTGCATAAGTAGATAACAAAAGCTTGGCTATGATACATAGTTTCTTAAGGATTTTATGGTTTAGATGATCGAAAGCAAGAATTAATGGAGACAACAAAACAATAATTAGTgaagtgaaaaggaaaataatacaataaaaagcATCAAAATTCACCAGCAAAACCCATAAAGAGAAGTCCCTTGTCCAATAACTGAAAGGGATGAACTCCAACAACAACagcatgaaattcaaaatattggaGTGTGACCAAAGGCGATAGGGGAACATGATAATAACATTAGATAACAAAGTAATGTGTGTCGGACAATAACAGCACCgaaaacctttttctttttcttttttgatgatGTGGAACGGTGGGTCCAGAGGGCCCTGGCTTGGGGAGGAGGCATATATGAAGAGAAAAAGGGGGGGCAAATCTGGTGGGAGAGTAAGATGGgaggaaggggggggggggggcaaaaTCTGGTGGGAGAGTAAGATGGGAGGAATTGAAGTCTAGTAAATCATTTATCTTGCATGTCAATCTAGACAAACTGTCATCATAGAATAAAACCTAATATCAGCTGCTAACAACATAGAAATGGCGAATATCAGGGTAGTAATACTTAGCTCGAACCAATCTAGTTTACAAAGAAGTTGTTTACTAGCACAGATCAACTGGGCaccatataataaaatgaaaattaagagCATTTTGAAGATGGCACAGCGcaagattgagaatgaaaaagtATCAAAGTTACTACCTTTGAAAAGAGATATAGTTGCGGGTGTTACTGTACTGACCCTTGCATCTGGGGGGTCTCCTTTGTTTAAGCTGACTCTACTCCCCAATGCAGGATTGCCATCAATGATGGCAACATTCAAGTGTTTTGTCAATGGCATGCTAGCTGCAAACACACATACAATATGATAATCGTTGAActttaaatcaaattttgggAATGAAAATCTCCTCAAACTTTTTGATGATTACAATAAATAGGTACTAATGATGAAAGAGTGTGTTACCCCAATACACAGGAAGTGTACAAGAAATCCACCTAACATCAAAAGGAAGAAGTGCTAGAAATTCcggaaaattagaaataaaaagagCAACACTATCTTGGGCTTTATCGTTAAGGACAAAATACAGATACTTTAGTTCTGAACATCGATTGTTCACAATCCTCAAAACTGCCCTGGTTTCTTTCTCTTCATGAAAACTGAACACATTAAATTGAATAAGAAGACTGCTGCAAGGTACAGTCTGCCTGGTGTTTCTATCTTATTCACAACACAGTACATTATGGTTTGGAGAATGAAGGTAAGTAAATTTAACACACATCATTACCTACCCAAAGAACAAGCTAGAGCCATGCCAACCATGCCTCCTCCAACTATTGCAATGTCATACTGCTGAATGTTATTGGCGAAATCATTTTTCTCCTTGTGCTCCTAATATTTCAAGCAAACTAATTAAAttcaacattacaattaattgaCAAAAGTAAAACTCTTTAAACCAATAAGAGCCATgttaatatatcatttttcaacgTAGAACTTGTAATCACTCTACCAATAGTCGTAAGAgatcaaaactcaaaaaccaaCAAGAGCCATGTTAACATAGGATATTAAGTAGTTGGCATGAACAGGGAAAACTATGAGTTCACTCAAGACGAGACAGCACATAAATAAACCTGTAAGTCATATATGGTGAGATTATTACTTGGCTGGATTGGCCACGATAAAAACCAGATACTCTTGCAGCTGCATCAGTGCAGAAATATTCCTGCCGGACTTTTAGCCTGGAGACATTTGCAGCAAGTTTTCTCGCAATCACCCTGTTTGAGTAGATAATATATTAGATGTAAACAAGAGGTAACTGCGATATAAGCAACCATGAAAGAAATCCAGACAAGAgacaattgaaaatttaaatcgCCAACAATATCCGTAAGGCTGGCATACAATTACCAAACAAGAAACCCTTCAGACGCGCATCAGTGACCCATGAATAGCAGataagatgaaaagaaaaataaaaaacttagaaaGTTCAAAGCTTTAGGTATTCCAATAAACACAGCGATCGGCATAACAACAATACAGGGACTTGGGTTACGCAAATTAATGCTTCCACAAAAACACAGACGTACAGGAAAATCACAATCACAAATGCGCACAGATAGATGCATGCTTTTCAAATCTTTGAACGCACGAAAGGCAAAGAACAATACAAAGGAAACGGGACCTTCTCAAATCAAAATAGGAGCCAAAAGCAATTCAGTTTCTCTTATAACTGAATGATTTAGTGAAAATCAAAGTGTTTGGTTAGTgcgaaatataaaatttgtacctATTCATTTTTTCCGCCGCGCAAGCTCACTGGCAATTgcgagtttagagagagagagagagagagagagagagcgatggGGGCGAGGATAGGTAAGGGTGTGCATGCGACCCGAACAACCGATTGATCCGATTAAGATGACCCGAGCCGACCCTAATTTGTCGGGTTATATTTGAGCGGGCCTCCAGCCCGACTAATAACGGGCTTGTATAAATTGTGTCAACCCATCCGAAAAAAAGCCCGAGGAGAAAGAGCTCGTGGTTCTAATTAGGCCTGCACATTGGCCCGCCCAAGAAAGTTTTGGCCCGACCCGACTTGGCCCATAGGCATGCCCCCAGAGAACAATAACCCGATCCGACCTGAACCATTCGAGTCAAGTAAAACTTCTCCTTGTTCTTGAGGGGGATTCGCAGCACGTATAATTTGTTTCCTCAAGTTCATCAGAAACCAACCAGACGTATAAAACCCTCTTACCCACTTCAAAATCAAAGCAATACGCAATCAATAATGAAACAAAACCCAATGAGAAGTCAGCAACAAGCTGGGTCCCACTCCCTTCCATAGTAAAACAACCTACCCCACAATATTAGAGTTGGCTGGATAGAACACGGGCCAGTACAGGAACTTGGACAAACCCTTCTGCATATTGATGGATACATTGTGTATATCTCCTTCGGCAGCGTCGTCTACTCTACTCAAGCCCAGGTGGACGAAATAGCTCACGGGATCTTGAACTTTGGGGTCTCGTCGTTCTTATGGGTCATGAAGCCTCCACACAAAGACGCTGGCTACGAACTGCTTGTTCCTCGAGAAGGATTCCTTTCTTCCACTGGGACTATGTAGAAGGTTTGCTTTTTATGCCTCCACTTGTATTTGTGTTGGGTAAGACGAAAAGGATGGTAGGAGAAAGTTTTTCCGAGAAATAGGAAGAGGCAGATCTGTTAACACTCAGACTCGAGTCGCTTAATCGTGGGTGAATAAGTGATGTTTGGCTTGTGGCGCTGCTCGCACTTGGCCGGCGACGATGAACGGTGAGGTGGAATGGCAaggtggctagggttttgagGAGAAGAGCTTGGACCTCAAAATGagcccgtttgttttcaaagatgagatgagatgagttgagattaaagttaaaaagttgaataaaatattattaaaatatattttttaatattattgttgttttgagatttgaaaaagttgaattgtttattttattttgtgtagagatttgaaaaagttgtaatgatgaggtgagatgagatgagatgagatgagatgtttttggaaaacaaacaaggctatAGTTGCTGATCGGTTTCAACCGACATGTGAGTTATCGAACCCGTTAGATGATCTGGACCCGACTATTGTCGGGTGAATCCAATCGGGTCATGCGGGTTGATCGGCCCATCGGACTTCTTGCACAGGCCTAGTTCTAATTCCTGAAGTCACATGCATTATATATTTAGTTCTTCTATGGATAATCGTGTGAAGGAGTCGTGATGCAGTCGTGCGTTGCCAcgtcaaaattaaaaaaaaaaaaaaaaaggaagaaaagaaactaAGCACGCACAGTTCATTGAGAAAGAACACTGACATCCTTCGTCCAAAGCCTTTGTTCAGAgtatttttcagaattttcgtGACAGTTGAAGATTTGTTATTCGAGGATGAAACGAGTTTCTCATTTTAGATTTGGGATGAGTATGTTCGAACTGACACTTGatatctaattatattttatctcgCTTCGCTGGTTTCACTGGCATTCATGCTCTCATTTTTTCCTTCAGAT
This window of the Juglans regia cultivar Chandler chromosome 12, Walnut 2.0, whole genome shotgun sequence genome carries:
- the LOC108995891 gene encoding ubiquinone biosynthesis monooxygenase COQ6, mitochondrial, with translation MNRVIARKLAANVSRLKVRQEYFCTDAAARVSGFYRGQSSQEHKEKNDFANNIQQYDIAIVGGGMVGMALACSLASMPLTKHLNVAIIDGNPALGSRVSLNKGDPPDARVSTVTPATISLFKDVGAWQYIEQNRHAYFDKMQVWDYTGLGYTRYNARDINKEVLGCVVENKVLHDSLLSCIETSDFQKTFHPSRLTSMTLHPSSSSMGMDSTLLKTPSSSLGHLAKLELSDGKSIFAKLVVGADGGKSRVRELAGFKTTGWNYSQDAVICTVEHSVENQCAWQRFLPAGPIALLPMGNNFSNIVWTMNPKEAMNRKLMNEDDFVKDTNAALDYGYGPHPKSSLLEMGDMFSWLRGDVTLSATEGFEVPPKVVKLASERMVFPLSLKHANDYASKHVVLIGDAAHTVHPLAGQGVNMGFGDALALSRVIAEGIAVGIDIGEVTMLKKYEEERKRENIMMMAILDGFQKAYSVDFGPLNLLRAAVLHGANYISPLKRNIISYASGDQRLPLFS